In Labeo rohita strain BAU-BD-2019 unplaced genomic scaffold, IGBB_LRoh.1.0 scaffold_30, whole genome shotgun sequence, a genomic segment contains:
- the LOC127160172 gene encoding membrane-spanning 4-domains subfamily A member 15-like — translation MSSSTVFIHIQPPTQTTPAGTVTTAPVPVFVQQVPTFSPLQELLIFLKSQPKALGTVQIMIGLFTLLCGIVCGANSGFFFVHTFTPYWGSVIYIIAGSLCIAAENKCNSSSSLCLLKGSLGMNIFSALAASTAIITLQWIWIKGINVALLPFTILEFIISIFLSAFACKATSCCSCCPPVITVVSSPSMPHNPAEIPPQSNE, via the exons ATGAGCTCTTCAACGGTTTTTATCCACATTCAACCACCGACACAAACCACACCAGCTGGGACTGTGACAACTGCTCCTGTGCCTGTTTTTGTACAACAAGTGCCAACATTTTCACCTCTTCAGGAACTACTGATATTTTTGAAAAGCCAACCAAAAGCCCTTGGG ACTGTCCAGATAATGATTGGTCTGTTTACTCTCCTGTGTGGCATCGTGTGTGGAGCtaattcaggatttttttttgtccatacattTACTCCTTACTGGGGATCTGTCATT TACATTATTGCAGGTTCACTCTGCATTGCTgcagaaaacaaatgtaattcatCCTCCAGTTTGTGTTTG TTAAAAGGTTCTCTTGGAATGAACATTTTCAGTGCTTTAGCTGCAAGCACTGCCATTATTACTCTTCAATGGATTTGG atcaAGGGAATCAATGTTGCATTGCTTCCATTTACCATCCTTGAGTTCATCATCTCCATTTTTCTGTCAGCATTTGCCTGTAAAGCCACCAGCTGCTGCAGCTGTTGTCCTCCAGTG ataACTGTGGTCAGCAGCCCTTCCATGCCTCACAATCCTGCAGAAATTCCCCCACAAAGCAATGAATAG